From Oculatellaceae cyanobacterium, the proteins below share one genomic window:
- a CDS encoding acyl-CoA desaturase translates to MTVATSTKLRTDWSIIIYMVAIHLAALPALLPSNFSWAAVGVAVLLHWITGGLGITLGYHRLVTHRSFQTPKWLEYFFIFCGTLSCQGGPIDWIGLHRIHHLHSDHDGDPHDSSQGFWWSHMGWMLHEIPSKAEIDRFTKDIADDPVYQFFQVAFIPMQVVLGFLLYMLGGWPFVVWGVFVRLVVVFHCTWFVNSATHKFGYSTYESGDRSKNCWWVALVTYGEGWHNNHHAFQYSARHGLQWWEIDLTWMTIQFLQLLGLATKVKLAEK, encoded by the coding sequence ATGACTGTTGCCACCTCAACCAAACTTCGCACCGATTGGAGCATTATTATTTACATGGTGGCGATTCACCTCGCCGCCCTTCCAGCTTTGTTACCCAGCAACTTTAGCTGGGCAGCAGTAGGCGTTGCTGTCTTATTACACTGGATAACTGGCGGTCTAGGTATTACGCTGGGATATCACCGCCTAGTTACCCACCGGAGTTTTCAGACTCCCAAGTGGTTAGAATATTTCTTCATTTTTTGCGGGACGCTTTCTTGTCAAGGCGGGCCAATTGATTGGATTGGCTTACACCGCATACACCATTTACACTCCGATCATGATGGCGATCCTCATGATTCCAGCCAAGGTTTTTGGTGGAGTCACATGGGTTGGATGCTTCATGAAATCCCATCTAAAGCGGAAATTGACCGTTTTACAAAAGATATTGCTGATGACCCCGTATATCAATTTTTTCAAGTAGCCTTTATTCCCATGCAGGTTGTCTTAGGTTTCCTGCTGTATATGTTAGGCGGTTGGCCGTTTGTAGTTTGGGGTGTTTTTGTACGTTTAGTAGTTGTGTTTCACTGCACTTGGTTCGTAAACAGTGCTACCCATAAATTTGGTTATAGTACTTATGAATCAGGCGATCGCTCTAAAAATTGTTGGTGGGTAGCCTTAGTTACTTATGGCGAAGGCTGGCACAACAACCACCATGCTTTTCAATATTCCGCTCGTCACGGCTTGCAATGGTGGGAAATTGATTTAACTTGGATGACAATTCAATTTTTACAGCTACTAGGTTTGGCTACAAAAGTAAAACTGGCTGAAAAATAA
- a CDS encoding methionine gamma-lyase family protein, with translation MNSFDVLQEAENALFPIFSGIDAQVKQNLQRILNAFREHRVGVHHFASVSGYGHDDLGRETLDRVFADIMGAESAAVRVQFVSGTHAIASALFGVLRPGDEMLAVAGAPYDTLEEVIGLRGQNQGSLKEFGISYRELPLTEEGTVDWHNLSHSIGNSTRLVLIQRSCGYSWRASLSIADIEKIVHLVKKQNPNTICFVDNCYGEFIEDTEPPAVGADLIAGSLIKNPGGTIVTAGGYVAGKANLVEAAACRLTAPGIGSSGGATFDQNRLLFQGLFLAPQMVGEAMKGNHLTAYVFDKLGYPVNPLPTAPRRDVIQAIKLGSREKLLAFCRSVQQYSPVGSYLDPVPAEMPGYESELVMAGGTFIDGSTSEFSADGPLREPYIVFCQGGTHWTHVALALQAAIAAVGTA, from the coding sequence ATGAACAGCTTTGATGTTCTACAAGAGGCAGAAAATGCACTCTTTCCGATTTTTTCTGGAATTGACGCTCAGGTCAAGCAAAATCTCCAAAGAATATTAAATGCGTTTCGCGAGCATCGCGTTGGCGTTCACCACTTTGCTAGTGTTAGTGGTTATGGTCACGACGATTTAGGACGAGAAACTCTGGATCGGGTTTTTGCTGATATCATGGGTGCTGAGTCTGCTGCGGTAAGAGTGCAGTTTGTTTCTGGAACTCATGCGATCGCATCTGCCCTATTTGGCGTTCTTCGTCCCGGCGATGAAATGTTAGCAGTTGCAGGCGCTCCCTACGATACTTTAGAAGAAGTTATTGGTTTGCGTGGGCAAAACCAAGGCTCTTTAAAAGAGTTTGGCATCAGTTACCGAGAACTACCTCTGACTGAGGAAGGAACTGTCGATTGGCACAATCTCAGCCATTCAATAGGTAACAGCACTCGTTTAGTTTTAATTCAGCGCTCCTGTGGTTATTCTTGGCGTGCTAGTTTATCAATTGCTGATATTGAAAAAATTGTTCATTTAGTCAAGAAACAAAATCCTAACACTATTTGCTTTGTGGATAACTGTTATGGTGAGTTTATTGAAGACACAGAACCACCAGCAGTTGGTGCAGATCTCATCGCTGGTTCACTGATTAAAAATCCAGGTGGCACTATTGTTACTGCGGGTGGTTATGTAGCAGGTAAAGCTAATTTAGTAGAAGCTGCTGCTTGTCGTCTGACCGCGCCTGGAATTGGCAGTTCTGGCGGTGCTACCTTTGATCAAAATCGTTTATTATTTCAAGGACTGTTCTTGGCTCCCCAAATGGTAGGTGAGGCAATGAAGGGTAATCACCTTACCGCCTATGTATTTGATAAATTAGGCTACCCAGTTAATCCACTACCCACAGCGCCGCGTCGGGATGTAATTCAAGCGATTAAACTGGGTTCTAGAGAAAAACTACTGGCATTTTGTCGCTCTGTTCAACAGTATTCGCCAGTTGGTTCCTATCTCGATCCTGTTCCAGCCGAGATGCCAGGATATGAAAGTGAGTTAGTCATGGCAGGTGGCACATTTATCGACGGTAGCACATCGGAGTTTTCAGCCGATGGGCCATTAAGAGAGCCTTATATCGTTTTCTGTCAGGGTGGGACTCACTGGACTCATGTGGCTCTTGCTCTACAAGCTGCGATCGCGGCAGTTGGTACTGCATAG